A window from Enterocloster bolteae encodes these proteins:
- a CDS encoding tyrosine-type recombinase/integrase, whose amino-acid sequence MTQEKKAKPRRGKGEGTVFKNKRGTWTSRYKGKEFTGKTKAEAVAKRDEYKLLILTGADASAKLTVAEYGKKYLYYKEQQVKRKKLKNTTYDRLERTFTNQILSSEIANTLMSNLEGTAIQDAIDDMSEELSFSTIKKAYLFLQAMIGYGKNIKDFPDDYDPLSMVELPDETALNVKTKEIEIIPDESLDILKKVAMELKPDGSLAYRYGPLIIFGLNTGLREGELLALSKKEINMLNGRRCYHVSETVSTVNNRDKDPKTKTKRILTPPKYPRSVRNVPLNKEADACLQIMLDTYGDHKFRNDLIVATQNGKLPTSRNIQTSFDRILKKAGLPHYGTHALRHTFATRLLRKTQSHQEIKAVAELLGDDYHVVVKTYLHTEEEGKSTLVDLIA is encoded by the coding sequence ATGACACAAGAGAAAAAAGCAAAACCCCGGCGTGGCAAAGGAGAAGGAACTGTTTTTAAAAATAAGCGGGGAACCTGGACTTCCAGATATAAAGGCAAAGAATTTACAGGAAAGACCAAGGCAGAAGCAGTCGCCAAACGTGATGAGTACAAACTATTGATCCTGACCGGTGCAGATGCTTCAGCAAAATTAACAGTTGCAGAATATGGTAAAAAGTATCTTTACTACAAAGAACAGCAGGTAAAAAGAAAAAAATTAAAGAATACCACCTATGACCGGCTGGAAAGAACTTTTACGAATCAAATTCTCAGCAGCGAAATTGCGAATACCTTGATGTCGAATCTGGAAGGCACAGCAATTCAGGATGCCATTGATGATATGTCGGAGGAATTAAGCTTTTCTACCATCAAAAAAGCATATCTCTTTCTTCAGGCAATGATTGGCTATGGAAAAAACATTAAGGATTTTCCTGATGATTATGACCCTCTTTCTATGGTTGAACTGCCTGACGAAACCGCTCTGAATGTAAAAACCAAGGAGATAGAGATTATTCCTGATGAATCACTGGACATTCTAAAAAAGGTTGCGATGGAACTCAAGCCCGACGGCTCACTTGCCTATCGCTACGGTCCTCTTATCATCTTCGGTTTGAATACCGGACTTAGAGAGGGAGAGTTACTGGCACTTTCCAAAAAGGAAATCAATATGTTAAACGGTCGGCGTTGTTACCATGTATCCGAAACTGTCAGTACAGTAAACAATCGGGACAAGGATCCAAAGACTAAAACAAAACGGATCTTAACACCGCCAAAGTACCCCCGCAGTGTGCGCAATGTTCCTTTAAACAAAGAGGCAGATGCCTGCCTGCAGATTATGTTAGATACTTACGGAGACCATAAGTTCCGGAATGATCTAATCGTAGCAACGCAAAACGGGAAGCTGCCAACATCCCGCAACATTCAGACAAGTTTCGACCGCATCCTGAAAAAAGCCGGATTGCCACATTATGGTACACATGCCCTGCGTCACACATTTGCTACACGCCTTCTCCGTAAAACGCAAAGTCACCAGGAAATCAAGGCTGTTGCGGAGTTACTGGGTGATGATTACCATGTTGTTGTCAAAACTTATCTGCATACCGAAGAGGAAGGAAAAAGTACATTGGTAGATTTGATTGCTTAA
- a CDS encoding helix-turn-helix domain-containing protein has translation MWEGMWFFHTIITAEVILIITKKQLDLCQYDDFRKYSIEEISQMLGIGKTKTRELLQSRLLPVTKVGRDYFTSPQAIQEFLKKNIGKELYF, from the coding sequence GTGTGGGAAGGTATGTGGTTCTTTCACACAATAATAACCGCGGAGGTGATTCTTATAATAACAAAAAAACAACTGGATCTCTGCCAATATGACGATTTCAGGAAGTACAGCATAGAAGAAATTTCTCAGATGCTGGGAATTGGAAAAACAAAAACAAGAGAGTTGCTGCAGAGCCGATTGCTTCCTGTAACCAAGGTGGGACGTGATTACTTTACCTCTCCCCAGGCAATTCAGGAATTTCTGAAAAAAAACATTGGAAAAGAACTTTATTTTTAA
- a CDS encoding DUF5688 family protein, which produces MMNENMDCRVMKTCQEVQKLLGEDYEVQIQKTMKNNHCERLGITVRERNEKIGRTFYLEEYFQRNIDVETVAHQIAESMLESIPMPLMKWAESFNLHNLGNLKNLIRFKLVNYDANKEELAERPYIRYLDLAIVFYIVIDSNPDGVMTTKIFNYNLADWKITEEELFKIARQNMERQFPVCVHTLKNVLLEGILEHGEEIDEEDVFLIKEMAKDAPALYVMTNRSQTFGASCMLYDSALEDFAKSQGCNVVILPSSIHEVLLLKHEKRMDFKDMREMVMEINRNEVPEEDVLSDSVYLYDWKKKEIQRVE; this is translated from the coding sequence ATGATGAACGAGAATATGGATTGCAGAGTAATGAAGACTTGCCAGGAGGTTCAGAAACTGCTGGGTGAAGATTATGAGGTGCAGATACAGAAGACGATGAAAAACAATCATTGCGAGCGTTTGGGAATTACGGTCAGAGAAAGAAATGAAAAAATTGGCCGCACATTCTATCTGGAAGAGTATTTTCAGAGAAATATAGATGTAGAAACGGTGGCTCATCAGATTGCAGAAAGTATGTTGGAGTCGATTCCAATGCCTTTGATGAAATGGGCAGAAAGTTTTAACCTCCATAATCTGGGAAATCTTAAGAATTTAATCCGGTTTAAGCTGGTAAATTATGATGCCAATAAAGAGGAACTTGCTGAAAGACCATATATCCGTTATCTGGATTTGGCAATTGTATTTTATATTGTTATTGACAGTAACCCGGATGGGGTAATGACAACAAAAATCTTTAATTACAATCTGGCAGACTGGAAGATTACAGAAGAGGAATTATTTAAAATTGCCAGACAGAATATGGAGAGACAGTTTCCGGTATGTGTGCATACATTGAAGAATGTTCTTTTGGAAGGTATTCTGGAGCATGGAGAAGAAATAGATGAAGAAGATGTCTTCTTAATCAAGGAGATGGCAAAGGATGCTCCTGCGCTGTATGTGATGACAAATCGTAGTCAGACCTTCGGAGCTTCCTGTATGCTGTACGATTCCGCTCTGGAAGATTTTGCGAAGAGCCAGGGATGCAATGTGGTAATACTTCCATCCAGTATCCATGAAGTTCTTTTGTTAAAGCATGAGAAGAGGATGGATTTTAAAGATATGAGGGAGATGGTTATGGAGATCAATCGAAATGAAGTGCCAGAAGAAGATGTTTTGTCAGACAGTGTATATCTGTATGACTGGAAAAAGAAAGAGATTCAGAGAGTGGAATGA
- a CDS encoding YqaJ viral recombinase family protein, with amino-acid sequence MSLNLNYQPEVLVSTEGLTEEEWLNYRRKGIGGSDAAAIMGQSPFCTKRDLYYDKLGIKSVLEEEESNWVAKEVGHRLEDLVAQIFSAKTGLTVFPIRKMFRHPLYPFMVADVDFFIEFPDGTFGILECKTTNYHCQDKWANNSVPVNYEYQGRHYMSVVNLNVVYFACLYGNNEDEFIIRRMDRDLDSEADLIAEEENFWMENILKRTEPPYIEKPDLVLESIRKFCGPAEPDNDAIKLGSSYLSFVERYLELKDKKSEIDAEAKRLETEMKTAYCKVVEAMGVNCKAHLQGTAESYIISYNPVYRTGIDKKNLERLKLHHPDIYDDYVTVSESRRFSVKRGAA; translated from the coding sequence ATGAGTTTGAACTTAAATTATCAGCCGGAGGTACTGGTAAGCACAGAAGGACTTACGGAAGAAGAGTGGCTGAATTATCGGCGCAAGGGAATCGGCGGATCGGATGCGGCTGCTATTATGGGGCAGTCACCGTTCTGTACCAAGAGGGATTTGTATTATGATAAGCTGGGAATCAAATCGGTTTTGGAAGAGGAAGAATCCAACTGGGTAGCCAAAGAGGTAGGACACCGTCTGGAGGATCTGGTGGCGCAGATTTTTTCGGCAAAAACAGGTCTTACCGTATTCCCGATCCGCAAGATGTTCCGACATCCGTTATATCCCTTTATGGTGGCAGATGTGGATTTCTTTATTGAATTTCCGGATGGAACCTTTGGTATTTTGGAATGCAAGACTACGAATTACCATTGCCAGGATAAATGGGCCAACAATTCTGTCCCGGTCAATTATGAGTATCAGGGAAGGCATTATATGTCGGTGGTAAATCTGAATGTAGTGTATTTTGCCTGCCTTTACGGCAACAATGAAGATGAATTCATTATCCGCAGAATGGACAGGGATCTTGACAGTGAAGCAGATCTGATTGCAGAAGAGGAGAATTTCTGGATGGAGAATATCCTGAAGAGAACAGAGCCGCCTTATATAGAAAAGCCGGATCTGGTTCTGGAAAGCATCCGGAAATTCTGCGGGCCGGCAGAGCCTGATAATGATGCAATCAAGCTGGGAAGCAGCTATTTGAGTTTTGTAGAGCGTTATCTGGAACTGAAGGATAAAAAGAGTGAGATTGATGCAGAGGCAAAGCGCCTGGAGACAGAGATGAAAACTGCCTACTGTAAGGTGGTGGAAGCAATGGGTGTAAACTGCAAGGCCCATCTGCAGGGTACTGCAGAATCCTATATTATTTCTTATAATCCGGTTTACCGGACAGGAATTGATAAGAAAAATCTGGAGCGGCTGAAGCTCCATCATCCGGATATCTATGATGATTATGTGACTGTTTCGGAAAGCAGGCGCTTTTCAGTGAAGAGAGGAGCAGCGTAA
- a CDS encoding DUF4406 domain-containing protein yields the protein MLKKGMYYICSPLSASTKEEIQKNMLQARHYMESISQSFSCRAIAPHAYLPELLDDQSQRERSLGLAIGQVLLSWCDGLIVCGDVISSGMKKEIEAAEKKQIPIYFYRENRRGFYISTYRKQERKNEMQI from the coding sequence ATGTTGAAAAAAGGAATGTACTATATCTGCTCTCCGCTGTCAGCATCTACAAAAGAAGAAATACAGAAGAATATGCTGCAGGCGAGACATTACATGGAGAGCATCAGCCAGTCCTTTTCCTGCAGAGCCATTGCACCCCATGCATATCTTCCGGAACTGTTAGATGATCAGAGCCAGAGGGAAAGAAGCCTTGGACTGGCAATCGGTCAGGTGCTTTTAAGCTGGTGTGACGGTTTGATTGTGTGTGGGGATGTGATCAGCAGCGGGATGAAAAAGGAAATAGAGGCAGCTGAAAAGAAGCAGATTCCGATTTATTTTTATAGAGAAAATCGGAGGGGATTCTATATCAGCACATATCGGAAACAGGAGAGAAAAAATGAGATGCAGATATGA
- a CDS encoding ATP-dependent RecD-like DNA helicase, with amino-acid sequence MRCRYEETRFRNENDGYCVLCYSTEDPEVPEGARNKYRGEDRFIFTAVGTELPAKKDQEVELNGRWVKSKYGLQLSVESFTEIRPQTEEGIRSYLSSGMIRGIGPKMAEQIVGRFGIRTFEILDYYPDSLLEIKGITPKKLEGILTSYQGEHMLRDLAAFLSPFQITPKKIRKIYETFGNEALEIVQNQPFSLCQISGFGFLTVDEIARKTGCSPKDPMRIEGCIEYCMEQENQEGHLFQEKLLFQEKVYEKLNYGYEKGTVTELEIAQSVYKMVEAGKLHFESGVLYAEKYYRYEHEAAKALAALLMQKEKEPEQLEEFLSKAQEELGICLAAKQKEAVKNAFSFLFTIITGGPGTGKTTVEKVILYIHEKLRGGSVLLMAPTGRASRRMAECTGCTDASTMHSALGLVSEEMESESCDFLEADLILVDEMSMVDMRLAYEFFTRIKRGTRVVLIGDVNQLSSVGPGNVFRELIQCGAVPVTVLDQIFRQGKGSLIAANAYKMLNNSAALEYGEDFVFLPADNAECAAEIVEREYRRMTAELGIDQVQVLTPYRKSGAVSVNALNERLWNLVNPKMPGKAEMKVRGRIFREKDKVIHNKNKNEISNGDTGFITGIYLDEDNLEVSRIEFPDNRCVEYSSEDMEMIEHAYATTVHKSQGSEYSVVILPWMPMFYKMLRRNILYTAITRAKVKLILVGSKQAVYRAVHNTESDKRNTRLGEMILKERYALESREKIVPLPDADRTKYEQIAMNF; translated from the coding sequence ATGAGATGCAGATATGAGGAAACAAGGTTTCGGAATGAGAATGATGGCTACTGTGTACTTTGTTATTCAACCGAAGACCCAGAGGTTCCGGAAGGAGCCAGAAATAAATACAGAGGAGAAGACCGGTTCATTTTTACTGCAGTTGGTACAGAACTTCCTGCTAAGAAAGATCAGGAGGTAGAATTGAATGGAAGATGGGTAAAGTCTAAATATGGTCTTCAGCTTTCTGTAGAATCCTTTACAGAAATCAGACCTCAGACAGAAGAAGGAATCCGTTCCTATCTGTCTTCCGGAATGATAAGAGGAATTGGACCGAAGATGGCGGAGCAGATTGTAGGGCGGTTTGGAATAAGAACCTTTGAGATTTTGGATTATTATCCGGACAGTTTACTGGAGATTAAGGGGATTACGCCTAAAAAGCTGGAAGGAATCCTGACATCTTATCAGGGAGAGCATATGCTCCGTGACCTTGCGGCATTCTTATCCCCATTTCAGATCACACCGAAGAAAATTCGGAAGATATATGAAACTTTTGGCAATGAGGCATTGGAGATAGTACAGAACCAGCCTTTTTCACTTTGCCAGATTTCCGGATTCGGATTTTTGACTGTGGATGAGATTGCCAGGAAAACCGGCTGCAGTCCCAAAGATCCCATGAGGATTGAGGGATGTATTGAATACTGTATGGAGCAGGAGAATCAGGAAGGACATTTGTTCCAGGAAAAACTACTATTTCAGGAAAAAGTCTATGAAAAACTGAATTATGGATACGAAAAGGGGACGGTCACAGAGCTGGAGATTGCCCAGTCTGTCTATAAGATGGTTGAGGCAGGAAAGCTGCATTTTGAAAGTGGAGTGTTATATGCCGAAAAGTATTATCGGTATGAGCATGAAGCGGCCAAAGCATTGGCAGCTCTTTTGATGCAGAAGGAAAAGGAGCCGGAACAGCTGGAAGAATTCCTTTCCAAAGCACAGGAGGAACTGGGAATCTGTCTGGCTGCAAAGCAGAAAGAGGCAGTGAAAAATGCGTTTTCGTTTCTGTTTACTATTATTACAGGCGGGCCGGGAACCGGAAAAACCACAGTTGAAAAAGTGATTCTTTATATCCATGAAAAGCTGAGAGGAGGTTCTGTATTACTGATGGCTCCCACAGGCAGGGCCAGCAGACGGATGGCAGAGTGTACAGGCTGTACGGATGCCAGCACCATGCATTCCGCCCTGGGACTGGTCAGTGAGGAAATGGAATCTGAATCATGTGATTTTCTGGAAGCAGATTTGATCCTGGTGGATGAGATGTCCATGGTGGATATGAGGCTGGCCTATGAGTTTTTTACCCGGATAAAAAGAGGAACACGAGTAGTTCTGATTGGAGATGTGAACCAGCTTTCCAGTGTGGGACCGGGAAATGTGTTCCGGGAATTGATTCAGTGCGGAGCCGTACCGGTTACTGTATTGGATCAGATTTTCCGTCAGGGAAAAGGAAGCCTGATTGCCGCAAATGCTTATAAAATGTTAAATAACAGTGCAGCTCTGGAATATGGAGAAGATTTTGTGTTTTTACCTGCAGATAATGCAGAGTGTGCGGCAGAGATCGTCGAGAGAGAGTACAGGAGGATGACAGCAGAGTTGGGAATCGATCAGGTTCAGGTGCTGACGCCTTATCGGAAGAGCGGTGCGGTCAGTGTCAACGCTTTGAATGAGCGGCTTTGGAATCTGGTGAATCCGAAAATGCCTGGAAAAGCAGAAATGAAAGTGCGGGGCAGAATTTTCCGTGAGAAGGACAAGGTTATCCATAACAAGAATAAAAATGAGATCAGTAATGGGGACACGGGATTTATCACAGGAATTTATCTGGATGAGGATAACCTGGAAGTGTCTCGAATTGAATTTCCGGATAACCGGTGCGTGGAATATTCCAGTGAAGATATGGAGATGATAGAACACGCATATGCCACGACGGTACACAAAAGCCAGGGAAGTGAATATTCCGTGGTGATTTTGCCGTGGATGCCGATGTTTTATAAGATGCTACGCAGGAATATTCTTTACACAGCAATCACCAGAGCCAAAGTAAAGCTGATTTTAGTGGGAAGTAAGCAGGCGGTTTACAGGGCTGTCCACAACACTGAGAGTGATAAGCGGAATACAAGGTTAGGAGAAATGATCTTGAAAGAACGGTATGCACTGGAAAGCAGGGAAAAGATTGTACCTTTGCCGGACGCGGACAGAACGAAATATGAACAGATTGCAATGAATTTTTAA
- a CDS encoding CHC2 zinc finger domain-containing protein, with product MREDLPFNMADVAGLVGLQIKRRGSISWEAYCPFCQDEKGKMNLNLKKNVFRCNRCGESGGMLDLYGKLYHVDHGTACSEIKELLGRETEKKPYKIQAKKVEQKIPEIPQAEAAGIEACNKTYTRMLEMLPLAESHRTNLLERGFSEEKIEENGYKSTLVFGYRKLAERLLKAGCTLQGVPGFYQDKEGRWTVNFSAKNAGFLVPVRNMDGLITAMQIRLDHPYDGRKYVWFSSANYQQGITSGSPVHFVGQEGQACVFVTEGPLKADLSHYLSGRTFAAVAGVNLYGNLSPVLERLKQTGTKKIYEAYDMDKHLPVLCRRDYKEEVCSKCELRENGFGSIDCPRKKIKLDNIQRGCRNLYRLCEENGLESSSLTWDMNEKGIWKEKRKGVDDYLYALKKKEESEKQRKAGTGLL from the coding sequence GTGAGAGAGGATTTACCATTTAATATGGCGGATGTTGCAGGCCTGGTCGGGCTGCAGATAAAACGCAGAGGAAGTATCAGCTGGGAGGCATACTGCCCTTTTTGTCAGGATGAAAAGGGAAAAATGAATCTGAATCTAAAAAAGAATGTATTCCGCTGTAACCGGTGCGGAGAGTCAGGGGGAATGCTGGACTTGTATGGGAAACTGTACCATGTGGATCATGGAACAGCCTGCAGTGAGATTAAAGAATTACTGGGAAGGGAGACTGAGAAAAAACCATATAAGATACAGGCGAAAAAAGTGGAACAGAAGATTCCGGAAATACCACAGGCAGAAGCGGCAGGAATAGAAGCGTGTAATAAAACCTATACACGGATGCTGGAAATGCTTCCTTTGGCAGAAAGTCATCGAACAAATCTGTTGGAACGTGGTTTTTCAGAGGAAAAGATTGAGGAAAACGGCTATAAGAGTACCCTTGTATTTGGGTATCGAAAGCTGGCAGAGAGACTTTTGAAGGCTGGCTGTACTTTACAGGGAGTACCTGGCTTTTATCAGGATAAGGAGGGAAGGTGGACGGTCAATTTCAGCGCTAAGAACGCAGGTTTTCTGGTTCCTGTCAGAAATATGGATGGATTGATTACAGCGATGCAGATCCGGCTGGACCATCCTTATGACGGCAGAAAGTATGTCTGGTTTTCCAGTGCTAATTATCAGCAGGGAATCACTTCAGGAAGTCCGGTGCATTTCGTTGGTCAGGAAGGCCAGGCGTGTGTATTTGTGACAGAAGGGCCTTTAAAAGCAGATTTATCTCATTATTTGTCTGGAAGAACCTTTGCAGCTGTTGCAGGAGTTAATCTGTATGGGAATCTTTCTCCGGTGCTGGAGCGGTTGAAACAGACAGGGACAAAGAAGATTTATGAGGCTTATGATATGGACAAACATTTGCCGGTTCTATGCAGGCGTGATTATAAAGAGGAGGTCTGCAGTAAGTGTGAACTTAGAGAAAATGGTTTTGGAAGCATAGACTGTCCCAGGAAAAAGATTAAACTGGATAATATCCAGCGGGGCTGCAGAAATCTGTATCGGCTTTGTGAAGAGAACGGTCTGGAGAGTAGCAGCCTTACCTGGGATATGAATGAAAAGGGAATCTGGAAAGAAAAGCGAAAAGGGGTAGATGATTATCTGTATGCCCTGAAGAAGAAGGAAGAATCTGAAAAGCAGAGAAAAGCAGGAACCGGACTTCTTTGA
- a CDS encoding ParM/StbA family protein, with translation MYQEKNIAIDHGNRNMKTENLIFTSGLTVSEKQPPFGDYMSYQGKYYALTGQRIPYQRDKTQDERFFYLTLFSIVKELERENLSDRLIQVNLPVGLPPKHYGGLYRKFEKYLSRDEIQNVTYRGKRYSFCINDVVAFPQDYAAAMTIYGKLKEYVKVIVIDLGGFTLDYLMLRNGQPDLGVCDSLDNGVIKLYNSISSRINAEYDVLLEETDMDQMILGKDTDYEPGIVRIVQEMAETFTEDFLGSLRERNMDLKSGCVVFVGGGASLLERYIRSSGKVGKSIFIPELQANAKGYGILYRLQKGR, from the coding sequence ATGTATCAGGAAAAAAACATTGCTATCGATCATGGAAACCGCAACATGAAAACGGAAAACCTTATTTTTACCTCCGGTCTGACTGTCAGTGAGAAACAGCCGCCATTCGGAGATTATATGAGTTACCAGGGAAAATATTATGCACTTACAGGGCAGAGGATTCCTTACCAGAGAGATAAGACACAGGATGAGAGATTCTTTTATCTGACCTTATTTTCGATTGTAAAGGAGTTGGAGCGGGAGAATCTGTCTGACCGGCTGATTCAGGTCAACCTGCCAGTAGGGCTGCCGCCGAAACATTATGGGGGATTGTATCGGAAGTTTGAAAAATATCTGAGCCGTGATGAGATTCAGAATGTCACTTATCGGGGAAAACGATATTCGTTCTGTATCAATGATGTGGTGGCATTTCCCCAGGACTATGCGGCTGCGATGACGATTTATGGGAAGCTGAAGGAGTATGTGAAGGTAATTGTCATCGATCTGGGAGGATTCACGCTGGATTATCTGATGCTTCGGAACGGGCAGCCGGATCTGGGGGTCTGTGATTCACTGGATAATGGTGTGATTAAGCTGTATAACAGCATTTCTTCTCGTATCAATGCAGAGTATGATGTGCTGCTGGAAGAGACGGACATGGATCAGATGATTCTGGGTAAGGATACTGATTATGAACCGGGGATTGTCCGGATTGTGCAGGAGATGGCAGAAACTTTTACAGAGGATTTTCTGGGAAGTCTGCGGGAGAGGAATATGGATCTGAAGTCAGGATGTGTTGTCTTTGTGGGTGGTGGTGCCAGTTTGCTGGAGAGATATATCCGAAGCTCCGGAAAGGTGGGAAAGAGTATTTTTATTCCGGAACTTCAGGCGAATGCAAAGGGGTATGGGATTCTTTACCGGCTGCAGAAGGGCAGGTAA
- a CDS encoding flavodoxin, with protein MSNVYVVYWSGTGNTQEMAMAIADGAKENGAEVTVWNVDEADIEELKKAKALALGCPSMGAEQLEEASMEPFMCDLDSQINGKTIALFGSYGWGDGQWMKDWEDRIASDGATVLNGEGIIANNEPSQEIIDECREAGKALANM; from the coding sequence ATGAGTAATGTATATGTAGTATATTGGAGTGGTACAGGAAATACACAGGAAATGGCAATGGCAATTGCAGATGGTGCGAAAGAAAATGGTGCAGAGGTTACCGTATGGAATGTTGATGAGGCAGATATAGAAGAACTGAAAAAAGCAAAGGCACTTGCATTAGGTTGTCCGTCTATGGGTGCAGAACAGTTGGAAGAAGCAAGCATGGAGCCGTTTATGTGCGATTTAGATAGTCAAATAAACGGAAAAACGATAGCACTGTTTGGCTCATATGGCTGGGGCGATGGTCAATGGATGAAAGACTGGGAAGATCGTATTGCATCGGATGGCGCAACCGTTTTAAATGGCGAAGGTATTATTGCTAATAATGAGCCGTCTCAGGAAATTATCGATGAATGCAGGGAGGCTGGAAAAGCGTTAGCGAACATGTAA
- a CDS encoding DUF3793 family protein, producing MSEELFVSQSAPTLAGIKTGNLFTAEFVNHEIAMDEIRQLNVSLTPKGVRVIPLRESKNRMLIYVYRPNCLQVDFTNEDLLEMLRNLKYPVSNPERCIVCLAQRLRECEVFPHEIGLFLGYPPEDVKGFIENKAQNYKIVGTWKVYGDEREAEKRFNRFRKCTADYCMRMEKGSTLDKLAVAL from the coding sequence ATGTCTGAGGAATTATTTGTCTCGCAGAGCGCACCGACACTGGCTGGAATAAAGACAGGAAATTTGTTTACTGCCGAGTTTGTCAATCATGAAATAGCAATGGATGAAATTCGCCAGTTAAATGTATCATTGACCCCCAAAGGGGTTCGTGTAATTCCATTAAGGGAAAGTAAGAACAGAATGCTTATATATGTATATCGTCCGAATTGCTTACAGGTTGATTTTACAAATGAGGACTTGCTGGAAATGCTTAGAAATCTAAAATATCCGGTATCAAATCCTGAAAGATGTATTGTGTGCCTTGCTCAGCGATTAAGAGAATGTGAAGTGTTTCCACATGAAATAGGATTGTTTTTAGGTTATCCACCAGAAGATGTAAAAGGGTTTATTGAGAATAAGGCTCAGAATTATAAAATTGTTGGAACATGGAAAGTATATGGGGATGAAAGAGAGGCGGAGAAACGATTTAACCGGTTTAGAAAATGCACAGCAGATTACTGCATGAGAATGGAGAAAGGCAGTACTTTGGATAAGTTAGCAGTTGCATTATAA
- a CDS encoding metal-dependent transcriptional regulator, translated as MKRTESQENYLETILLLSKKKPVVRSVDIANELGFSKPSISIAVKNLKEHEYITVTPEGYIYLTQTGFQIAQNVYERHQVLTDALMKLGVPAETAEEDACRIEHIISDATFTAIKEHLHTK; from the coding sequence ATGAAACGAACTGAATCACAAGAGAATTATTTAGAAACCATTTTGCTGCTTAGTAAGAAAAAACCGGTTGTCCGTTCTGTAGACATTGCAAACGAATTAGGTTTTTCCAAGCCCAGTATCAGTATTGCCGTAAAAAATCTGAAAGAACATGAGTACATCACTGTTACTCCAGAAGGGTATATTTATCTCACACAGACAGGGTTTCAGATTGCCCAGAATGTCTATGAACGACATCAGGTTCTCACTGATGCCTTAATGAAATTAGGTGTTCCGGCTGAAACAGCCGAAGAAGATGCTTGCCGTATTGAACATATCATCAGCGATGCTACTTTTACTGCAATCAAAGAACATCTTCATACAAAATAG
- a CDS encoding FeoA family protein, which yields MKLTDATEGKEYIVNSINTKDEELNAFLFSLGCYSGEPITVISRKHGGMVVSIKDGRYNIDSQLSDAIEV from the coding sequence ATGAAATTAACAGATGCTACGGAAGGAAAAGAATATATCGTAAACAGTATCAATACCAAGGATGAAGAACTGAATGCTTTTTTGTTTTCTCTTGGATGTTACAGTGGAGAACCAATCACAGTGATTTCACGCAAACATGGCGGAATGGTGGTGTCCATTAAGGATGGCAGATATAACATAGACAGCCAGCTCTCTGATGCCATCGAGGTATAG